The genomic region ACCCAGTTCATGTTTTTCCTCTTCACGCCTCCAGATTAGGCGTCTGTGGCCGCCACCCTAATCAAGAAAAGCAGATTATTGGCACTGGAAGGGTCATGGCTAAGTTACACAATCTCAATGGACGCTCGATAGCGAAAACGCGTCCGGATATCCGGGATCTACGTGTCGAGCTGATGAGTCTCTGTTCCCGGGACGGGAAAGGCGCTGATCCTCATCGCCTCCGCGAACTGCTGGATGACTACATCGACTATCTCGATGCGGCGCTGTCGGAGCAGGGCAGCAGGAGTATCGATGTCAGTCAGATCCAGGAGATGCTGCTGGAAGTTTCACAGATTATCCGCTCTGGAAGGGCTGGCGTCTCTGCCAAAGACTACCGGAATATCATCAGCCACTTGACCGGCATCTACGCCAAGGGACTGGCGGAAGAGATGAAGTGCCCCTTCATTATCACCTCTGTCGACTATGCGGACGTAATCGAAGCGATTAGCCAGGAGTATCCGGCCTTCGACTACAGAGAGGTGGTGGGGCAGTTGCTCTACTACATGAGTCAGCTTTTCAGAAACAGAAAGGGCAGCTGGATGATGGTCTATGAACACCTGCTGTTACTGCCGGAATCCATCAATACGCTCGCCTTGTCGAACCAAAAGGCATTTATGGAGATCCAGGAGTGGACGGAGCAGGGAGTCGACAATCTTTTTCAGATCAATCGGGATTACAAAGAGATGATCGATAAGACAGAGTGCGAGCTGGCAGGGCTTGAGCAGCGGATTGCTGTACAGAAAGATGAAATGGTGGTGCAGAAAGACCGAGCTGTCATCGCCTTCGACAGCCTGCGCAAAAAGAGAGTGCTCAAAGCCATGTTGTCGCAGAAGGCACGGTTGATTGAAGAGCTGCAATCCAAGCAGATGATCCTGGAACTTGTCGAAGACGATATCAGCGAATTTGAAGAGAAGCTGGTGGAGCTTCGCCGCGCCTATTTTATTCGGCTGGTTTAATTGGTGTGGGAAAAGGGAAAGATGTTGTCCAATATTTGATCTGTACCTTTTTCTGCATAAGCGCCTGGTAGGGTGTGCCGTGCGCACCTGAATAAGCAGTTACAGCAATCAGGTGCGCACGGCGCACCCTACGTTCGTCACCTTTAGGGAAGCCACGCACAATGCCAACCATTACCGCTAACTCCGAAAATTAAGATGTTTAATTTACGAGCAGAACGGATTCAACAGTCGAACTCCCGTTATTTTAAAATCCTTGTGATTGCGTGTAACGACTGTTAGATCATGGATTAGAGCGGTTGCGGCAATGAGCTTGTCCAGTGCCTTTCCAGGATGAGGTACTCGGAGCCGACCCCAAAGTTGCGCGATATCCGGATTGATATCGAGAATGTGATCCTGGTAATCATTCAGCAAGAGATCAAGCCAGTTCTCCAATTGAGTTGCCTGCAGCGAATCGCTTCTGTGTCTGATTAATTCAACGCCGCGTCGCAATTCGCCGACGGTGACAACCGATATGAATATCCGTGATTCGTCTTCGGTGGCCTGCCTGAAGAACGCCTGTACTCCGCTGTTGGCTTTTGTTTTTTTACGCGCCTCGCTGATGACATTGGTGTCAACTAAATACATGCTTGTTGCAGTTCCCGTCCTCTACCCGTTCAAAATCCTCATCCAGTCCCACGTCGGGCATCGTAGCGACAGCTTCTGCAAAGCTCTTCCCCTTTTGTATTAATAATAACTCTTCGAGCAATGCGCGATGTTCGGCTTCGGCGCTACGGCCGTGCCGTGCGGCTCGCTGTTTAAGTGCGTCCACGACGCCTTGATCCAGGTTTCTCACCACGAGACTCGCCATTAGCCTGCTCCATCTGATGCGGATAAAGTAATGATAGCGGCGCGAAGAGGGCGGTGCAATCATTGATAGCAATTGAAGGTGAGCCTGGGATGTGTAGCAAGACGGCCAGAACACCTGTCTTTTGAGAGCCATTTCTACACGGGTCTTACTTGATGTTTAGCTTATTAAATCGACGGGTTATAAAGATATTGGTTTGGCCGCCAAAGTTAGGCCTGTCGAAAATCTTTACAGTATCGCAAATGGACTAAAGAACTGTGGAGTAGACATAGGGTGCTGTTTTCTCGGAAATTTCAACAATAATTATGAATACAGCACGACGCTCCAGGAGTTTTATTACCTATGCGGCAGCCTGTGATGTCGACAATATTTACACTTTTTACGTAAGAAAATACCCGAACATTAAGCTGGGGTATGTAACCCATTGTTGTAGTAAGGGTTTGTAATGCTGGCCTGATTGTTGCCTTTAATTCCTGTTGAATTGTAAACAATACCAAGCAAAACCAACGCACAGGATTCGCAGGACAAGGGACGGGGCTCTTTTTGCAGCCACTTTGACGATGTTAAGTCCTATTCAGGAGCTGGGCAACGCAAACAACGCCGTCTTGAAAGCATGTCGCCTGCACAGGAACAAGGGGACAAAATGGAAAGTCAAAGAAAGGAGATCAATTTATTTGCGGTAACACTCCTCATATTGGGCTTCGCATACTATCTTCTGGTGCGAAATTCAGTTGGTATCCATGTTGCTGTTGGCCCTGAGTATGTCTCAATAATTTCATGGTTTATTGAAAATGGCTGGATTCCCTCATTCATCCACATCTATGCGTTGTCACTATTCACTTGGTCTGCACTTGCGTTTAAATCTAAGTATTACGCAATCATGCTATGGCTGTTGATCAATGCCATTTTTGAAGTAGGGCAAGCAATTCCAACGAATTTCATTGAGAAGATTCCTGATCTGTTCGGCATTTCATCATATTTGGCCAACGGTACTTTCGATTGGCTGGACATAATTGCGGTTTGTGTCGGTGGTGTGGTTGCACTTCTGACTATGTATTGGTTTGAGTCAGTAATAAAAAATAAGGATATAGAAAAATGAACGATTATGTTATACCAAGGTTATATCACTACCTTGTATTAATAGCAGGTGTTTGGTTGATTCTTGGCTCGGGTCCAACTCCCGAAGAGGAGTCTAATCTCACAGATGTTACATTGAAAAAGCCAAATGTTTCTAGCATTGGCGTAATTAATGATACTGGAGTAACGACGTGTTATTCAGAAGAAGAGAGTTGTCACTACGTTAGTCATGACTCAAAACACGGAATTGACGCTTATGATAACTATCCTGGTGGGCCTGCTGCTGCAAAAGCAGCTAAGGAATACGACTCAATATCGCCGGGCTGCGTTTCTGATAGCGCTACAAATCTCATCTGGGAGGTAAAAAGCAGCAGCGGAATACGTGGAAAGGCTAATGCTTACATCTGGGATGAGCAAGACATGGATGCATATGTCGCAGCAAATATGGATTCTATAAAAGCGGATTGCTTGAGCAGCGGCATAGAGTGCGGATCAACAACTGAGTACATACAATATCTAAATGCAATCCAGCACTGCGGAAAATCAAACTGGCGACTTCCTACAACGCATGAGCTGACTTCTTTGAAGAGTCTGCAATCCACAGTCAATGATATCGATTCTGCTTTCTTTCCTGATACAGATGGTACGTATCATTACTGGACAAGTGAAATTGCAGTAGCGGCACAGGGCGGCAATGGCCCAGATATATATACAGTCAGTTTTGGTGGCGGTGTGATTAATACCAACTCTGCTAGCTTGTTAACAACACATAATCTGTTCGGTAAAGTTCATATACGTGCCGTCGCGAATGAAAAAGACATAGACACGCCTATTGGCTTGGGGTCTTTTCCAAGAGCGACAGGAGCCCCGGATTGTCGACAGCCTCACTTAGAACATACAACACGCTTATGCTTTGACAGAACAAAGGGAGAAATACTAGATTTCGACACCGGCAGAGTGTGGAAGCGATGCGCGATTGGAACTATTTGGAGAAATGGAATTTGCGAAGGCCTGCCTTCATTACTAACCTACGGAGATGCAGATGCACTAATTGCTGAATCGAACACAGCAAGAGAAGACGAGCATAATGATTGGAAGATTCCAAACATTTTTGAACTTATGTCTATAGCTTGGTTTGACTCAGAAGGAAGTGCTATTAATCCTACGCTGTTTCCATCTGCTTCCAATGCCGGTGTTTCTGACGGGATATGGAGTTCAACGCCGTTTGCTGGTGACCGGTCACAGAATTTCTATCTCAGAATTCAACAAGGAATAGTATATAGTGCAGAAAAAGAGATTAGCCCACAAATGCTTGCTCTAACGGCTCGCGGTGACGGGCTTGTTTTTTCCCCGCTACCAGAGAATGACGGCGGTTGGCGTCCAACATATGGAAGTGAATATCATGTGACTGGAATCACTGTTGATAATCATACCCCGTTTGATTATTTTGGCGACTATGTTCTGGATGAAAGCTGCGCGCTTGATTTGAACTACGGTGCCACAAACGATGATCGTGGTGAGGCCGTGTATGCAGTTGCACCGGGCATAATAGTAGATTTCGATAAGGACTTTGGATATATCCTCATAAAACATATGACCCCAATTCGACTAGAGTCTGGGAAACGGCTACGTGAATGGTACACTGGATATATGCATCTAGAGATTGATGCTGTTTTACTTGGAAAATTGGAGGAAGTAAGAGACACAGGTAACACAGAAGGAGGAGGATTGCCTAGCATTGATAGAGATGCTACTAGATACCTTGGCACTGTATCTAATAATACACCACTTGATGATCACTTGGATCCTAAGGATCAGATGCCTAGCCATCTACACTTTGGCCTTTACAAACCTACAGCGATTGCGAATAGTTTGGAGTCACTAAATATATTCGAATCATTTGATTCTAGAGATTGGGGGAAGTTTCTACAAACTCCTATAAACATAAGCGCTGGTGAAGATTCTCCTAACAGTTGTGCTGGAGCAAGTCATTGGGACGGGATATAATTGGCTTGTTCCTGAATCCGTATCTTAGAAAAAAGTGGCCACGCTAATTTCCAACCGATTTTCAAAGGAGTTTGGGGTCAGAGTAACAATACTCTTCGGAGTTTTGAGTTTTACTCTGACCCCAAGCTCGATTCGGCTGGTTTGAATAGTGTGGGAAAGGGAAAGATTTTGTCCACTATTTGATCTGTCCCCTTTTTTGCATGAGCACTTGGTAGGGTGCGCTGTGCGCACCTGAATAAGCAGTTACAGCCATCATGGTGCGCACGGCGCACCCTACGTTCGCATACCATGCATCACGCGCACCAGCTCAATCCCTCCAACGGGAATAATAGGGGACAGACCACGCTTTCTCATGCGATTTCTTATGATCAATTGTCAGTAAATCGCGGTCTGACTCCTATTCAGAAACGGGCTGGATAATAACCATAAAAAGTCTAGGTAAATTTGCCACTGGAACTTTGGGGCGTGATTGGGCAAACTGCGGATAAACAGAAGCTGCGACCAGGTGTAGTCATGCATGAAACCCTACTTAAGCTCTACCGCGACCACGTCCATTTTTTCAAATTGATGGATATTTTCGAAGCCGAACTGGATCGTCTGAAACAGGGAGGCATGACCTCGGTCGATTTGATCACGGAGGTGGCGAACTACATGCGAGACTACTCCGACACCATTCATCACCCGATTGAAGATCACCTCTACCAGATTAACCTGGCGCGAACAGACGATGGGCGCGAGGCGCTGGAGCAATTGCTGGTTCATCACCAGGCGATTATGAACATGACGCGTGAATTCAGGCTGGCCATTGAGCAGTTGGGTAAACCGGATGGTCTCTCGATTGAAGAAGTGGAGAAGCTGGGTCGAGACTACCTGGACCATCAGCGCAGCCACATGACGTTTGAAGAGGAGAAGGCCTTCCCGTTGCTGGCCGAACAGCTGGGTTCGGATGACTTCGACTATGCCAGCGGGGCATTGCCAGCTGACCAGGATCCATTGCTGGCGCCAGGGTTACAGGAACGTTACCCGGCTCTGCACAGCCATTTACAGAAACACGGATGATGCTCTTCAGCGTGGTCTGAATGTATAAAATAGGACGCACCACAGTTTTTTCGATAAACCAGACTTTCCAACTGACGCTGACCAGATGACCTAAACTCTACATTAGGTCATCATCGCTCAGAGATTCATGCAAGATCTCCATGGTTTTCTGCCGCCTCCCGCGGGAGGCGGCGGCCAAAGAACTTCCCAAGGTTCGTATTCGCCACTGGGGTGAATATGTCGATGTCATGCCTGAAAATCAGGCGGCAAGACAGGCTAACCGCTGCATGGATTGCGGTACGCTTTACCATGTAAGCGCGGTTTGTCGACCGTTTCAGCAAGCCGCGACGACAAAAATAAATAATCTCGTGCCTTACCAAAAAATCTATCCGTGAAAACTTCTAGATCTATCTGCAAATACACCCCTAAGTGAAATAATTTAAGGTATTAACCCTATATCTCAAGCAGGCGCATACTGCTGAAATATAAGCAAAAAGGGCTCAATAAATACAATAATGATTAGTCTGTGCCGTTTTAATCGATTTGCTAAGTAACTACTCAGCCTGAATTTAGTGGGGTCACAGGCTATCGATGTTGAGAGGATCTCCTCCGAGGGCGAAAGCAAGGGAGTGCAGAACCCCCCCCCTGCATTGTCGATGTAGATAGCATGTCGACATCGGGTCGGGCTGAGATGTGATAATCAGAATTTTTGCACTGTGAGAAAAACAATGGGTACGGATTCATCAACCCTCAACATCAAGGTGCTTCACAAGTGGGTAGAAAGCCTGCGACAAGCCCCCAGTGGGCGGCGGGTGAATGGGTGCATATTCCGGCCCATCATGAACACCTATTCCGGCGGAACATGAACGCTGATTCTGGTTTCAACGTGAACACTTTTACGGATTTTCCGGAATCGGTGTTCACCATCCCGGAATCACTGTTCACGTTGCTCCGGAATACCTCCCAACGCATTGTTTTTTCATCTCTTTGTTATGGTCTCTCACTTTTCGGGAAGAGACCATGGCTGCACAGAGGATCACAATGCGCAAAATCCGCGATATTCTTCGACTACGATTCGCTGCTGGACTCTCCATCCGGCAAATCAAAGACAGCACCAAGGTCAGCGTCGGCGCCATTCAGAAGCTACTGGTTAAAGCCGGTGAGTTGGAGTTGTCCTGGCCACTGTCCGATGAGCTGGATGACACTCGGTTAGCTCAGCTTTTCTACCCCGGTGCCGACACCCGCAAATCCACCCGCTTCCAGGTGCCTGACTGGTCGGTCGTTCACCAGGAGCTCAAACGCAAAGGTATGACCAAGCAACTGCTGTGGGAGGAATACACAGGGCAGTACCCCAACCGTTGCTATAGCTACTCACAATTCTGTGACCGCTACCGTCACTGGCGTAGTCAGCAAAAACGTTCTATGCGACAGACCCATAAAGCCGGTGAGAAGTACTTTGTCGACTACTGTGGGCCGACCGTACCGATCATCAATGCCTGCACCGGTGAGAGCCGCGATGCACAGGTATTTGTCGGTGTACTTGGCGCCTCCAATTACACCTATGCCGAGGCGACACTCACACAGTCATTGCCCGACTGGCTGGGCAGTCATGTAAGGATGTTTGAATTCTTCGGTGGCTGTAGTGAAATGGTCATCCCGGACAATCTTCGCAGTGGTGTCAGTAAAGCGTGTCGCTATGATCCGGATCTCAATGCGAGTTACCAGCAGCTGGCCGAACACTACCAAGTGGCTGTGGTGCCGGCACGACCCTACAAACCCAAAGACAAGTCCAAGGCAGAGGTAGGCGTTCAGATCGTCGAGCGTTGGATACTGGCCCGCCTGCGTCGCCATAGTTTCTTCTCACTGGCGGAGGTGAATCAATGCATTCGCGCCCTGCTTGATGATCTGAATCAGAAGCCATTCAAGCAGTTGCCGGGTAACCGTCTACACGCCTTCGAACAGCTCGACAAACCGGCATTGAAACCGTTGCCGGCACACCCCTATCGGTATGTCGAGATCAAGTCGGTAAAGGTCAATATCGACTATCACGTACAGCATCATCAGCACCACTACTCGGTTCCCCATCAGTATGTCGGCGAGACGCTGGAACTGCACGCCAGCGATACCCTGGTCACGCTCTACTTCCGACAGCGCCAGGTGGCTGCTCATCCACGCAAACATCGCCCCGGCACAACCACCGAGGCAAGCCACATGCCCAAGCGCCATCAGAAGCATCAGCAGTGGACACCGGGACGTCTGAAGAACTGGGCCAAAGATGTGGGTCCTGCGGTGCTTGTCTGGGTGGATACCCAGCTCACCACCAAGGCACATCCTGAGCAGGCCTACCGAGTCTGCCTTGGCCTGCTCAACCTCAGCCGGGACTACCCGGCCCAACGGCTCAACGCGGCTTGCAACATCGCTAACCGCGAAGGGTTGCTACGACTCAAGCAGGTCAAATCCATTCTGCAAAGCAACCGCGACAAACTCCCAGAACAGCTCGACCTGCAGGTTGAGTTACCCCAGGACCACGAAAACATCCGTGGCCCCCACAACTTCCATTAATCCAGAGAAAACAGCAATGACGACACAAACACTCACGCAACTGCGTCAACTCAAACTCGGCGGTATGGCCCACGCCCTGCAAATCCAGTTGGAACAGGTCGGCACCTATGAGGGACTGCCTTTTATTGAACGACTCGATCTGCTGCTTGAACAGGAGAGTCTGACACGTGACCAGCGTAAACAGGAACGACTCATCCGCCAGGCCCGCTTCAAGCTCAGGGCCAGTGTGCAGGAGATCGACTATCAGCATCCACGCAATATCACTCGATCACAGATCGCCCAACTGGCACAGAGTGACTGGATCAATCGTGCCCAGAATCTGCTGATCACCGGCCCCTGCGGTAGCGGCAAGACCTACCTTGCCTGTGCGCTGGGCCACAATGCCTGTTTACATGGTTACAGTGTCCGCTACTACCGCCTCTCACGGCTATTGCTGGAACTGACCCAGGCCAAGGCCGATGGCACTTACCACAAACAGCTCAAGCAGCTGGCCAAGCTCCAGTTACTGGTCATCGATGACTGGGGGCTGGAACCGTTGAAGCCGGCTCACCGCAACGATCTGATGGAAATTATGGATGATCGTCACGGTACTACCTCCATATTGGTGATCAGTCAGCTACCCACCGACCAGTGGTATGCCAGCATCGGCGATAACACGCTGGCTGATGCCATCCTCGACCGTTTAATGCATAACGCCCATCGCCTTGTGCTCAAGGGGGAGTCGATGCGAAAACGCATGGGCCTGTTGACTGATGATGAACACTTGAGCTAATAATCCACACTCGTGATGCGTTGAGAAATCAGGTGTTCACGTTCGTCCGGAATCGGTGTTCATCTTCACCGGAATACGCAATGGGGAAGCGATACCCACCGAGACCCTCAAGGCCTTGCTGACCTCCCACCAGAAATTGC from Gammaproteobacteria bacterium (ex Lamellibrachia satsuma) harbors:
- a CDS encoding type II toxin-antitoxin system VapC family toxin; translation: MYLVDTNVISEARKKTKANSGVQAFFRQATEDESRIFISVVTVGELRRGVELIRHRSDSLQATQLENWLDLLLNDYQDHILDINPDIAQLWGRLRVPHPGKALDKLIAATALIHDLTVVTRNHKDFKITGVRLLNPFCS
- a CDS encoding DNA-binding protein, whose product is MASLVVRNLDQGVVDALKQRAARHGRSAEAEHRALLEELLLIQKGKSFAEAVATMPDVGLDEDFERVEDGNCNKHVFS
- a CDS encoding DUF1566 domain-containing protein, with amino-acid sequence MNDYVIPRLYHYLVLIAGVWLILGSGPTPEEESNLTDVTLKKPNVSSIGVINDTGVTTCYSEEESCHYVSHDSKHGIDAYDNYPGGPAAAKAAKEYDSISPGCVSDSATNLIWEVKSSSGIRGKANAYIWDEQDMDAYVAANMDSIKADCLSSGIECGSTTEYIQYLNAIQHCGKSNWRLPTTHELTSLKSLQSTVNDIDSAFFPDTDGTYHYWTSEIAVAAQGGNGPDIYTVSFGGGVINTNSASLLTTHNLFGKVHIRAVANEKDIDTPIGLGSFPRATGAPDCRQPHLEHTTRLCFDRTKGEILDFDTGRVWKRCAIGTIWRNGICEGLPSLLTYGDADALIAESNTAREDEHNDWKIPNIFELMSIAWFDSEGSAINPTLFPSASNAGVSDGIWSSTPFAGDRSQNFYLRIQQGIVYSAEKEISPQMLALTARGDGLVFSPLPENDGGWRPTYGSEYHVTGITVDNHTPFDYFGDYVLDESCALDLNYGATNDDRGEAVYAVAPGIIVDFDKDFGYILIKHMTPIRLESGKRLREWYTGYMHLEIDAVLLGKLEEVRDTGNTEGGGLPSIDRDATRYLGTVSNNTPLDDHLDPKDQMPSHLHFGLYKPTAIANSLESLNIFESFDSRDWGKFLQTPINISAGEDSPNSCAGASHWDGI
- a CDS encoding IS21 family transposase, coding for MAAQRITMRKIRDILRLRFAAGLSIRQIKDSTKVSVGAIQKLLVKAGELELSWPLSDELDDTRLAQLFYPGADTRKSTRFQVPDWSVVHQELKRKGMTKQLLWEEYTGQYPNRCYSYSQFCDRYRHWRSQQKRSMRQTHKAGEKYFVDYCGPTVPIINACTGESRDAQVFVGVLGASNYTYAEATLTQSLPDWLGSHVRMFEFFGGCSEMVIPDNLRSGVSKACRYDPDLNASYQQLAEHYQVAVVPARPYKPKDKSKAEVGVQIVERWILARLRRHSFFSLAEVNQCIRALLDDLNQKPFKQLPGNRLHAFEQLDKPALKPLPAHPYRYVEIKSVKVNIDYHVQHHQHHYSVPHQYVGETLELHASDTLVTLYFRQRQVAAHPRKHRPGTTTEASHMPKRHQKHQQWTPGRLKNWAKDVGPAVLVWVDTQLTTKAHPEQAYRVCLGLLNLSRDYPAQRLNAACNIANREGLLRLKQVKSILQSNRDKLPEQLDLQVELPQDHENIRGPHNFH
- a CDS encoding ATP-binding protein; this translates as MTTQTLTQLRQLKLGGMAHALQIQLEQVGTYEGLPFIERLDLLLEQESLTRDQRKQERLIRQARFKLRASVQEIDYQHPRNITRSQIAQLAQSDWINRAQNLLITGPCGSGKTYLACALGHNACLHGYSVRYYRLSRLLLELTQAKADGTYHKQLKQLAKLQLLVIDDWGLEPLKPAHRNDLMEIMDDRHGTTSILVISQLPTDQWYASIGDNTLADAILDRLMHNAHRLVLKGESMRKRMGLLTDDEHLS